The following proteins come from a genomic window of Pseudomonas sp. MAG733B:
- the cmoB gene encoding tRNA 5-methoxyuridine(34)/uridine 5-oxyacetic acid(34) synthase CmoB, with amino-acid sequence MIDLSPLARRLAGTPLANWANTLQRQLDKKMEKGHGDLERWQSALDALPKIQPSEVDLLNGLKLDTDCSDETRAQMRTALMGLSPWRKGPFDLFGVHVDTEWRSDWKWSRVSPHLDLKGKRILDVGCGNGYYMWRMLGAGADSVIGVDPNWLFFCQFQAVQRYLSEPNAWHLPFPFEDLPPELEGFDTVFSMGVFYHRRSPIEHLLALKDCLVKGGELVLETLVVEGDKHQVLVPEDRYAQMRNVWFLPSVPALELWLRRAGFTDVKCVDVSTTTVEEQRGTEWMKYQSLSDFLDPEDHSKTIEGLPAPMRAVIVAKK; translated from the coding sequence ATGATTGATCTGTCTCCCCTCGCCCGCCGTCTGGCCGGCACGCCGCTGGCCAATTGGGCCAACACCCTGCAGCGTCAACTCGACAAGAAAATGGAAAAGGGTCACGGCGACCTTGAGCGCTGGCAAAGCGCGCTGGATGCCTTGCCGAAGATCCAGCCGAGCGAAGTCGATTTGCTCAACGGCTTGAAGCTCGATACCGATTGCAGCGACGAAACCCGCGCACAAATGCGCACCGCGTTGATGGGCCTGTCGCCATGGCGCAAAGGGCCGTTCGATCTGTTTGGTGTGCACGTCGACACCGAATGGCGCTCGGACTGGAAATGGTCGCGGGTCTCACCGCATCTGGACCTCAAAGGCAAACGCATCCTCGATGTCGGCTGCGGCAACGGCTACTACATGTGGCGCATGCTCGGCGCCGGTGCCGACAGCGTGATCGGTGTCGACCCGAACTGGCTGTTCTTCTGCCAGTTCCAGGCGGTGCAGCGTTACCTGTCCGAGCCGAATGCCTGGCACTTGCCCTTCCCCTTCGAAGACCTGCCGCCGGAACTCGAAGGTTTCGACACGGTGTTCTCCATGGGCGTGTTCTACCACCGTCGCTCGCCGATCGAGCATTTGCTGGCGCTGAAGGATTGCCTGGTCAAGGGCGGTGAACTGGTGCTGGAAACGTTGGTGGTCGAAGGCGACAAGCATCAGGTGCTGGTGCCGGAAGACCGCTACGCGCAGATGCGTAACGTGTGGTTCCTGCCGTCCGTGCCGGCACTGGAATTGTGGTTGCGGCGTGCCGGTTTCACGGACGTGAAGTGTGTGGATGTGAGCACCACCACCGTTGAAGAGCAGCGCGGGACGGAGTGGATGAAGTATCAGTCGCTGAGCGACTTCCTTGATCCCGAAGATCACAGCAAGACG
- a CDS encoding carbohydrate porin produces the protein MPDFPILKDSAVSIPVACRKTLSFIGGFTVLGLANCTQAAPAFDSDFPWMLGDWNGTRTELAEKGYDFKVDYTGEMGSNLHGGYDHDRTARYSDQFALGTHLDLQKILGWSDAEFQLTITERSGNNISNDRINDPRVGGFTSAQEVWGRGQTWRLTQMWYQQKFIDQKLDIKVGRFGEGEDFNSFPCDFQNLAFCGSQVGNWVGGIWYNWPVSQWAMRVKYHLTPELYAQVGVYEQNPSNLDRDNGFKLSGSGTQGAILPVELVWTPKLNGLPGEYRAGYYYSNANATDAYKDGNGQPAALSGEAYRSASSKHGVWLGIQQQITSIASDHSRGLSVFANGTMHDKKTNAIDNYVQAGVVYKGLFDARAKDDIGFAMARVHVNPAYRKNAEATNQAHAIFDYDDPSFLPPQDTEYSAELYYGVHVTNWLTVRPNLQYIRHPGGVNEVDDALIGGIKIQSSF, from the coding sequence ATGCCTGATTTTCCAATCTTAAAAGACAGCGCTGTCTCAATACCTGTTGCCTGCCGGAAAACACTGAGCTTCATCGGTGGTTTCACGGTGTTGGGCTTGGCCAACTGCACACAGGCCGCCCCGGCCTTCGATAGCGACTTCCCCTGGATGCTCGGCGACTGGAACGGCACTCGCACAGAACTTGCGGAAAAAGGCTACGACTTCAAAGTCGATTACACCGGCGAAATGGGCAGCAATCTGCACGGCGGTTATGACCACGACCGCACCGCGCGCTACAGCGATCAGTTTGCCCTTGGCACTCATTTGGATTTGCAGAAAATTCTCGGCTGGAGCGATGCCGAATTTCAGCTGACCATCACCGAACGCAGCGGCAACAACATCAGCAACGACCGCATCAACGACCCGCGTGTCGGTGGCTTCACGTCAGCCCAGGAAGTCTGGGGCCGTGGTCAGACCTGGCGCTTGACGCAGATGTGGTATCAGCAAAAATTCATCGACCAGAAGCTCGACATCAAGGTCGGCCGCTTCGGCGAAGGCGAAGACTTCAACAGTTTCCCCTGCGACTTCCAGAACCTGGCGTTCTGCGGCTCTCAGGTCGGTAACTGGGTCGGCGGCATCTGGTACAACTGGCCAGTCAGCCAATGGGCGATGCGGGTCAAGTATCACCTGACGCCGGAGCTGTACGCGCAGGTCGGCGTGTACGAGCAGAACCCGTCGAACCTTGATCGCGACAACGGCTTCAAGCTCAGCGGCAGCGGCACCCAGGGCGCGATTCTGCCGGTTGAACTGGTGTGGACGCCCAAGCTCAACGGTCTGCCGGGCGAATACCGCGCCGGTTACTACTACAGCAACGCCAACGCCACCGATGCCTACAAGGACGGCAACGGCCAGCCCGCCGCCCTGAGTGGCGAGGCCTACCGCAGCGCATCAAGCAAACACGGCGTGTGGCTCGGCATCCAGCAGCAAATCACCAGCATCGCCAGCGACCATTCGCGCGGTCTGAGCGTGTTCGCCAACGGCACGATGCACGACAAGAAAACCAACGCCATCGACAACTATGTCCAGGCCGGCGTCGTCTACAAAGGCCTGTTCGATGCCCGCGCCAAGGATGACATCGGCTTCGCCATGGCCCGTGTGCACGTCAACCCGGCTTATCGCAAGAATGCCGAGGCGACCAACCAAGCCCATGCGATTTTCGACTACGACGATCCATCGTTCCTGCCGCCCCAAGACACCGAATACAGCGCCGAACTCTATTACGGCGTGCACGTCACTAACTGGCTGACCGTGCGCCCGAACCTGCAATACATCCGTCATCCCGGTGGCGTGAACGAGGTCGATGACGCCTTGATCGGAGGCATCAAGATCCAGTCCTCGTTCTAA
- a CDS encoding siderophore-interacting protein → MTEVITQTIHRVMHEIKRRRLEVLRVVDLTPRMRRITLGGPELAGFVSLGTDDHVKLLFPQNAAEQAALETLVLGAGKDNGPMPAMRDYTPRRYDLETLELDIDFVLHGDGPASTWAEQAKPGQFLHIGGPRGSMIVPDIFDSYLLIGDETALPAIARRLEGLAANRRALVIVEVENGKEQQELHSAAEVNVIWVLREGGKDHLLSTVRQIQVPTGSLYAWIATESKVSRQIRRVLLDEHGLDDQFVKAVGYWKLDE, encoded by the coding sequence ATGACTGAAGTGATCACGCAAACCATCCACCGTGTCATGCACGAGATCAAGCGCCGTCGTCTGGAGGTGCTTCGCGTGGTCGACCTGACCCCGCGCATGCGCCGCATTACCCTGGGCGGCCCGGAGTTGGCCGGTTTTGTCAGCCTCGGCACGGACGATCACGTCAAACTGCTGTTCCCGCAAAACGCGGCGGAACAGGCGGCGCTGGAGACACTGGTGCTCGGCGCGGGCAAGGACAACGGGCCGATGCCGGCCATGCGCGACTACACCCCGCGCCGCTACGATCTGGAAACCCTGGAGCTGGACATCGACTTTGTGCTGCACGGCGACGGCCCTGCCTCGACCTGGGCCGAGCAGGCCAAGCCCGGGCAATTCCTGCACATCGGCGGGCCAAGGGGTTCGATGATCGTGCCGGACATCTTCGACAGCTATCTGCTGATCGGCGACGAAACCGCCCTGCCCGCGATTGCCCGACGCCTGGAAGGCTTGGCGGCCAATCGCCGTGCGTTGGTGATCGTCGAAGTGGAAAACGGCAAGGAGCAGCAAGAGCTGCACAGCGCCGCGGAGGTCAATGTGATCTGGGTGCTACGTGAAGGTGGCAAGGATCATTTGCTCAGTACCGTACGGCAGATCCAGGTGCCCACTGGCAGTTTGTATGCCTGGATCGCGACCGAGAGCAAAGTCTCGCGGCAGATTCGTCGGGTGTTGCTGGATGAGCATGGGCTGGACGATCAGTTCGTCAAAGCCGTTGGCTATTGGAAACTGGATGAGTAA
- the lon gene encoding endopeptidase La: MSDQQEFPEDPSEYADPENAPHHNPGKGLALPGQNLPDKVYIIPIHNRPFFPAQVLPVIVNEEPWAETLDLVAKSDHHSLALFYMDTPQEDPRHFDTSALPLYGTLVKVHHASRENGKLQFVAQGLTRVRIRTWLKHHRPPYLVEVEYPHQPTEPTDEVKAYGMALINAIKELLPLNPLYSEELKNYLNRFSPNDPSPLTDFAAALTSATGNELQEVLDCVPMLKRMEKVLPMLRKEVEVARLQKEISAEVNRKIGEHQREFFLKEQLKVIQQELGLTKDDRSADLEQFEQRLVGKVLPAQVQKRLEEEMNKLSILETGSPEYAVTRNYIDWATSVPWGVYGDDKLDLKHARKVLDKHHAGLDDIKDRILEFLAVGAYKGEISGSIVLLVGPPGVGKTSVGKSIAESLGRPFYRFSLGGMRDEAEIKGHRRTYIGAQPGKLVQALKDVEVMNPVIMLDEIDKMGQSYQGDPASALLETLDPEQNVEFLDHYLDLRMDLSKVLFICTANTLDSIPGPLLDRMEVIRLSGYITEEKVAIAKRHLWPKQLEKAGVSKGSLSISDNALKALIDGYAREAGVRQLEKNLGKLVRKAVMKLLDEPKAVIKLGPKDLETSLGKPVFRNEQVLSGTGVITGLAWTSMGGATLPIEATRIHTLNRGFKLTGQLGDVMKESAEIAYSYVSSNLKSFGGDPKFFDEAFVHLHVPEGATPKDGPSAGVTMASALLSLARNQAPKKGVAMTGELTLTGHVLPIGGVREKVIAARRQKIFELILPEANRGNFEELPEYLKEGITAHFAKRFADVAKVLF, from the coding sequence ATGAGCGACCAGCAAGAATTCCCTGAAGACCCGAGCGAATACGCCGATCCGGAAAACGCCCCGCACCATAACCCCGGCAAAGGCCTGGCCCTGCCCGGCCAGAACCTGCCGGACAAGGTCTACATCATCCCGATCCACAACCGACCGTTCTTCCCGGCCCAGGTGCTGCCGGTCATCGTCAATGAAGAGCCTTGGGCCGAGACCCTCGACCTGGTCGCCAAATCCGATCACCACTCCCTGGCCCTGTTCTACATGGACACGCCCCAGGAAGATCCGCGCCACTTCGACACTTCCGCGTTGCCGCTGTACGGCACGCTGGTCAAGGTGCACCACGCCAGCCGCGAAAACGGCAAACTGCAATTCGTCGCCCAGGGCCTGACCCGCGTTCGCATCCGTACCTGGCTCAAGCACCATCGCCCGCCGTATCTGGTGGAAGTCGAATACCCGCACCAGCCCACCGAGCCGACCGATGAGGTCAAGGCCTACGGCATGGCGCTGATCAATGCGATCAAGGAACTGCTGCCGCTCAACCCGCTGTACAGCGAAGAGCTGAAGAATTACCTCAACCGCTTCAGCCCCAACGATCCGTCGCCGCTGACCGACTTCGCCGCCGCCCTCACCTCGGCCACCGGCAATGAATTGCAGGAAGTGCTCGACTGCGTGCCGATGCTCAAGCGCATGGAAAAAGTCCTGCCGATGCTGCGCAAGGAAGTCGAAGTCGCGCGCCTGCAAAAAGAGATTTCCGCGGAAGTAAACCGCAAGATCGGTGAGCACCAGCGCGAGTTCTTCCTCAAGGAACAGCTCAAGGTCATCCAGCAAGAACTGGGGCTGACCAAGGACGACCGCAGCGCCGACCTCGAACAGTTCGAACAGCGGCTGGTGGGCAAAGTCCTGCCGGCGCAGGTGCAGAAACGCCTCGAAGAAGAAATGAACAAGCTGTCGATCCTCGAAACCGGTTCGCCGGAGTATGCGGTCACCCGCAATTACATCGACTGGGCGACCTCGGTGCCGTGGGGCGTGTACGGCGACGACAAACTCGACCTCAAGCACGCGCGCAAGGTGCTGGATAAACACCACGCTGGCCTCGACGACATCAAGGACCGAATCCTCGAATTCCTCGCCGTCGGCGCCTATAAAGGCGAGATCAGCGGCTCTATCGTGCTGCTGGTCGGCCCGCCGGGTGTGGGCAAGACCAGCGTCGGCAAATCCATCGCCGAATCCCTTGGCCGGCCGTTCTACCGCTTCAGCCTCGGTGGCATGCGCGACGAAGCCGAGATCAAGGGCCATCGCCGCACCTACATCGGCGCGCAGCCGGGCAAACTGGTGCAGGCGTTGAAAGACGTCGAAGTGATGAACCCGGTGATCATGCTCGACGAAATCGACAAGATGGGCCAAAGCTACCAGGGCGACCCGGCCTCGGCGCTGCTGGAAACCCTCGATCCGGAGCAGAACGTCGAATTCCTCGACCACTATCTCGACTTGCGGATGGACCTGTCGAAAGTGCTGTTCATCTGCACCGCCAACACCCTGGATTCGATTCCCGGCCCGCTGCTGGACCGGATGGAAGTGATTCGCCTGTCGGGCTACATCACCGAAGAAAAAGTCGCCATCGCCAAGCGTCACCTGTGGCCCAAGCAACTTGAAAAAGCAGGTGTATCGAAAGGCAGCCTGAGCATCAGCGACAACGCGCTCAAGGCGCTGATCGACGGCTACGCCCGTGAAGCCGGCGTGCGTCAGTTGGAGAAAAACCTCGGAAAACTGGTACGCAAAGCGGTGATGAAACTGCTCGACGAACCGAAAGCAGTGATCAAGCTCGGCCCGAAAGACCTGGAAACCTCGCTGGGTAAACCGGTGTTCCGCAACGAGCAAGTGCTGTCGGGCACCGGCGTGATCACCGGGCTGGCCTGGACGAGCATGGGCGGCGCGACATTGCCGATTGAAGCGACGCGCATCCATACCCTGAACCGTGGTTTCAAACTCACCGGGCAACTGGGTGATGTGATGAAAGAATCCGCGGAAATCGCCTACAGCTACGTCAGTTCCAACCTGAAGTCGTTTGGTGGAGATCCGAAATTCTTCGATGAAGCCTTCGTGCACCTTCACGTCCCGGAAGGTGCGACACCGAAGGACGGCCCAAGCGCTGGCGTAACCATGGCCAGTGCCCTGCTCTCGCTAGCGCGCAATCAGGCGCCGAAAAAAGGTGTGGCCATGACCGGCGAACTGACGTTGACCGGGCATGTACTGCCGATTGGCGGGGTGCGTGAAAAGGTGATTGCGGCGCGGCGGCAGAAGATTTTCGAGCTGATCTTGCCGGAAGCCAACCGGGGGAATTTCGAGGAACTGCCGGAGTATCTGAAGGAAGGGATTACCGCGCACTTTGCCAAGCGGTTTGCGGATGTGGCGAAGGTGTTGTTCTGA
- a CDS encoding protease inhibitor I42 family protein — protein sequence MSPTRLFVPLTLALLAGCATQPKHNVTVEKQSECPVKLTSGQNLILTLPSNPTTGYRWSIQDSAGGVLHALGPEVYRNPEDAGIVGAAGVSTWRFQAFAPGTGRLRLTSQQPWAPEVLPVDSFDCAISVN from the coding sequence ATGTCCCCCACTCGCCTGTTTGTCCCCCTCACCCTCGCCTTGCTGGCCGGATGCGCCACGCAACCGAAACACAACGTGACCGTGGAAAAACAAAGCGAATGCCCGGTGAAACTCACCAGCGGACAAAACCTGATTCTGACCCTGCCGAGCAACCCGACCACGGGTTACCGCTGGTCAATCCAGGATTCGGCCGGTGGCGTGTTGCACGCGTTGGGGCCAGAGGTTTATCGAAACCCGGAAGATGCCGGTATCGTCGGCGCAGCCGGTGTCTCGACCTGGCGCTTCCAGGCCTTCGCCCCCGGCACCGGGCGCTTGCGCCTGACCTCGCAACAGCCATGGGCGCCGGAAGTGCTGCCGGTTGATTCGTTCGACTGCGCAATCTCGGTGAACTGA
- a CDS encoding Pr6Pr family membrane protein encodes MVIAADVRRRLICMAAVLGWTALSIQMYLTLYYRWSSGGSLLGGLMSYFSYFTVLTNMLVAVVLTCAATRRESAARRWFLQPWVSSGVAVSIVLVSVAYNLLLRHLFRPEGLQFVADELLHDVMPLLFLGYWWFCVPKGTLRLKHVPLWLIYPCVYFAYAMLRGHLLSAYPYWFLSVNMWGYAQVFINAAGVLVGFVVIGLLMIGLDRWRARI; translated from the coding sequence ATGGTGATTGCTGCTGATGTGCGACGGCGTCTGATCTGCATGGCAGCGGTGCTCGGTTGGACCGCCTTGAGCATCCAGATGTACCTGACACTTTATTATCGCTGGAGTAGCGGCGGCAGCCTGTTGGGCGGGCTGATGAGTTACTTCAGTTACTTCACCGTGCTGACCAATATGCTCGTCGCCGTGGTACTGACCTGCGCTGCGACCCGCCGTGAATCAGCCGCGCGGCGCTGGTTCCTGCAGCCGTGGGTGAGCAGCGGTGTTGCCGTGAGCATTGTGTTGGTCAGCGTTGCGTACAACCTGTTACTGCGTCATCTGTTTCGTCCTGAAGGCTTGCAGTTCGTTGCCGATGAACTCTTGCACGACGTGATGCCGCTGCTGTTTCTGGGGTATTGGTGGTTCTGTGTACCCAAAGGCACGCTGCGCCTCAAACATGTGCCGTTGTGGTTGATCTATCCGTGTGTCTACTTCGCCTACGCGATGCTGCGCGGGCATCTGTTGAGCGCTTATCCTTATTGGTTCCTGAGTGTGAACATGTGGGGTTATGCGCAAGTGTTCATCAATGCGGCGGGGGTGTTGGTGGGGTTTGTGGTGATTGGACTGCTAATGATTGGATTGGATCGGTGGCGCGCTCGAATCTGA
- a CDS encoding glucose/quinate/shikimate family membrane-bound PQQ-dependent dehydrogenase codes for MSTDGALSRSRLLPSLLGILLLLMGLAMLAGGIKLSMLGGSLYYLLAGIGLALTGILLLMARRAALGLYAVVLFASTVWALWEVGLDWWQLVPRLAMLFALGIVMLLPWFRRPLLLDGAAPMGTGALGVAVVLAGVTALASQFTNPGEIKGQLDRDSVDGMTNTAPAMPDGDWNSYGRSAHGDRYSPLAQITPQNAHKLVEAWSYRTGDLPGPNDPGETTAENTPLKVNGMLYVCTPHSQVIALDPDTGKEIWRFDPKLSTQNAANFKGWAHMTCRGVTYHDDAVYASEQSPTGSASAPVASVCPRRIFLPTADTRLIALNADTGKMCEDFGDKGQVDLRANIGGFTAGGYYSTSPPAVTKDLVVIGGHVTDNVSTDEPSGVIRAFDVHTGKLVWNWDSGNPDDTTPIAEGKVYTRNSPNMWSMFAVDEKLGMLYLPMGNQTPDQFGGARTPESELHAAGLTALDIATGKVRWHFQFTHHDLWDMDVGGQPTLMDLKTADGVKQAVLASTKQGSIYVLDRSTGQAIVPINEVPVPQGAVEGDHTSPTQPKSDLNLMPPPLQERDMWGVTPFDQLICRIDFKSMRYDGPFTPPSLQGSIVYPGNFGVFDWGGISVDPVRQIAFVNPSYMAFKSKMIPAAEIAAQGPRKSETEGVQPNKGAPYGVVLEALLSPMGLPCQAPAWGYVAAIDLTTHQKIWMHKNGTVRDSSPVPIPLSMGVPSLGGTFTTAGGVGFLSGTLDQYLRAYDMKNGKQLWEGRLPAGAQTTPMTYTGKDGKQYVLVVAGGHGSLGTKQGDYVIAYKLSE; via the coding sequence ATGAGCACTGATGGTGCCTTGAGTCGAAGCCGTCTGCTGCCGAGCCTGCTCGGCATTCTGCTTCTGCTAATGGGCCTGGCCATGCTGGCCGGGGGGATCAAGCTGAGCATGCTCGGCGGCTCGCTGTATTATCTGCTGGCCGGCATCGGCCTGGCGCTGACTGGCATCCTGCTGTTGATGGCCCGCCGCGCCGCGCTGGGCCTGTACGCAGTGGTGCTGTTCGCCAGCACCGTGTGGGCGCTGTGGGAAGTCGGCCTCGACTGGTGGCAACTGGTGCCGCGTCTGGCGATGCTGTTTGCGTTGGGCATCGTCATGCTGCTGCCGTGGTTCCGTCGTCCGCTGCTGCTTGATGGCGCCGCACCGATGGGCACTGGCGCGCTGGGCGTGGCCGTGGTGCTCGCGGGCGTTACGGCACTGGCCAGCCAGTTCACCAACCCAGGTGAAATCAAAGGTCAGCTGGACCGCGACAGTGTCGATGGCATGACCAACACCGCCCCGGCCATGCCGGACGGTGACTGGAATTCCTACGGCCGCAGCGCTCACGGTGACCGTTATTCGCCGCTGGCACAGATCACTCCGCAGAACGCGCACAAACTGGTTGAAGCCTGGAGCTACCGCACCGGCGACCTGCCAGGGCCGAACGATCCGGGCGAAACCACTGCCGAAAACACCCCGCTGAAAGTCAACGGCATGCTCTACGTGTGCACGCCGCACAGCCAGGTGATTGCCCTGGACCCGGACACCGGCAAGGAAATCTGGCGTTTCGATCCGAAGCTCTCTACGCAGAACGCGGCGAACTTCAAGGGTTGGGCGCACATGACCTGCCGTGGCGTGACCTATCACGATGACGCGGTGTACGCCTCCGAGCAGAGCCCGACCGGCAGCGCCAGCGCTCCCGTGGCCAGCGTCTGCCCGCGCCGGATCTTCCTGCCGACTGCCGACACTCGTCTGATCGCGCTGAACGCCGACACCGGCAAGATGTGTGAAGACTTCGGCGACAAAGGTCAGGTCGACCTGCGCGCCAACATCGGTGGCTTCACCGCCGGTGGCTACTACTCCACTTCGCCTCCAGCGGTCACCAAGGACCTGGTGGTGATTGGCGGTCACGTCACCGACAACGTTTCCACCGACGAGCCGAGCGGCGTGATCCGCGCGTTCGACGTGCACACCGGCAAACTGGTGTGGAACTGGGACAGCGGCAACCCGGACGACACCACGCCGATTGCCGAAGGCAAGGTCTACACCCGCAACTCGCCGAACATGTGGTCCATGTTCGCCGTCGATGAAAAACTCGGCATGCTCTACCTGCCGATGGGCAACCAGACCCCGGACCAGTTTGGTGGAGCACGCACGCCGGAATCGGAACTGCACGCCGCCGGCCTGACCGCCCTCGACATCGCCACCGGTAAAGTGCGCTGGCACTTCCAGTTCACCCACCATGACCTGTGGGACATGGACGTCGGTGGCCAGCCAACCCTGATGGACCTGAAAACCGCTGACGGCGTCAAGCAAGCGGTATTGGCCTCCACCAAGCAAGGCAGCATCTACGTGCTGGACCGCAGCACCGGCCAGGCCATCGTGCCAATCAATGAAGTGCCGGTGCCGCAAGGCGCGGTGGAAGGCGACCACACCTCGCCGACCCAACCGAAATCCGACCTGAACCTGATGCCGCCGCCGCTGCAAGAGCGGGACATGTGGGGCGTTACCCCGTTCGACCAACTGATCTGCCGGATCGACTTCAAATCCATGCGCTACGACGGTCCGTTCACCCCGCCATCGCTGCAGGGTTCGATCGTGTATCCGGGCAACTTCGGCGTGTTCGACTGGGGCGGTATCTCGGTTGACCCGGTGCGCCAGATCGCTTTCGTGAACCCGAGCTACATGGCGTTCAAATCGAAAATGATCCCGGCCGCCGAAATCGCTGCCCAGGGCCCGCGCAAAAGCGAAACCGAAGGCGTGCAGCCGAACAAAGGCGCGCCGTACGGCGTAGTCCTTGAAGCGCTGCTGTCGCCGATGGGCCTGCCGTGCCAAGCGCCAGCGTGGGGTTATGTCGCTGCCATCGACCTGACGACCCATCAGAAAATCTGGATGCACAAGAACGGCACCGTGCGTGACAGCTCGCCGGTTCCGATCCCGTTGAGCATGGGCGTGCCAAGCCTGGGCGGCACCTTCACCACCGCTGGTGGCGTCGGTTTCCTCAGCGGCACCCTCGACCAGTACCTGCGCGCCTACGACATGAAAAACGGCAAGCAACTGTGGGAAGGCCGCCTGCCGGCCGGCGCGCAAACCACGCCGATGACCTACACCGGCAAGGACGGCAAGCAATACGTGCTGGTCGTTGCCGGCGGCCACGGCTCGCTGGGCACCAAGCAGGGTGACTATGTGATTGCGTACAAACTCTCCGAGTAA
- a CDS encoding VF530 family protein — translation MTEQNHDPLHGVTLEQILNALVEHYEWSGLAERIDIRCFKSDPSIKSSLTFLRKTPWAREKVERLYVKLMRTKRPL, via the coding sequence ATGACCGAACAGAACCACGACCCGCTACACGGCGTAACACTGGAGCAAATCCTCAATGCCCTGGTTGAACACTATGAATGGTCGGGGCTGGCCGAGCGCATCGATATTCGCTGCTTCAAGAGTGACCCGAGCATCAAGTCGAGCCTGACGTTTTTGCGCAAAACCCCTTGGGCGCGGGAGAAGGTCGAACGCTTGTACGTGAAGTTGATGCGCACCAAGCGACCGCTCTGA
- a CDS encoding lysoplasmalogenase codes for MGWLILALMGAVTFLYGLSVHASLLCLLVKPLPVLALLGWLHDAPPSEYRRWISLGLILSLLGDVLLAWPGDLFVFGLGAFLVAHLAYLKAYLSDCRRLALLPLIIALGVGAVLLGILISHGLGPLLVPVIVYGLAISAMLWRALARLGTDVPKRSALLAAGGAVAFVFSDSVIGISRFVMPFDAAPYVIILSYWLGQWGITASAFTQNKR; via the coding sequence GTGGGCTGGCTGATTCTGGCGCTGATGGGCGCGGTGACGTTTCTCTATGGCCTGAGCGTGCATGCCTCGCTGCTCTGCCTGCTGGTCAAACCGCTGCCCGTACTGGCCCTGCTCGGCTGGCTGCATGACGCACCGCCCAGCGAATACCGGCGCTGGATCAGCCTCGGTTTGATCTTATCCCTGCTCGGCGATGTGTTGCTGGCGTGGCCGGGGGATTTGTTTGTGTTTGGCCTGGGCGCGTTTCTGGTCGCTCATCTGGCCTATCTGAAAGCTTATCTAAGCGACTGCCGGCGTCTGGCCCTGCTGCCGCTGATTATTGCCCTCGGCGTCGGTGCAGTGCTGTTGGGAATTCTGATTTCCCATGGTCTGGGGCCATTGCTGGTTCCGGTGATCGTCTACGGCCTGGCCATCAGCGCCATGCTCTGGCGCGCACTGGCCCGGCTCGGCACTGATGTACCCAAGCGTTCGGCGCTGTTGGCGGCGGGTGGTGCGGTGGCGTTTGTGTTCTCGGATAGCGTGATTGGCATCAGCCGCTTTGTGATGCCGTTTGATGCGGCGCCTTATGTGATCATCCTCAGTTATTGGTTGGGGCAGTGGGGTATCACAGCCTCGGCGTTCACCCAAAACAAACGCTGA
- the cmoA gene encoding carboxy-S-adenosyl-L-methionine synthase CmoA, with amino-acid sequence MPAFSTYTAGTAVSKESDRLFAQPLAQVPDFAFNEDVVRVFPDMIKRSVPGYPTIVENLGVLAAQFAQPNSVLYDLGSSLGAVTQALRRHVRTDGCRVIAVDNSAAMVERCREYLNGQDSMFQELLPVEVIEGDILALEFKPASVVALNFTLQFIAPDQRTALLSRIRQSLLPGGALILSEKLRFEDEQEHALLTDLHIAFKRANGYSELEIAQKRSAIENVMKPDSLEEHRERLLAAGFSKVVPWFQCLNFASLIALP; translated from the coding sequence ATGCCGGCCTTTTCCACCTACACCGCTGGAACCGCCGTGAGCAAAGAATCCGATCGCCTTTTCGCCCAGCCTTTGGCCCAGGTGCCTGACTTCGCCTTTAACGAGGACGTGGTGCGGGTGTTCCCGGACATGATCAAGCGCTCGGTACCGGGTTACCCGACCATCGTGGAAAACCTCGGCGTGCTCGCCGCGCAGTTCGCCCAGCCCAACAGCGTGCTGTACGACCTGGGCTCGTCGCTGGGCGCCGTGACCCAAGCCCTGCGCCGCCACGTGCGCACCGACGGTTGCCGCGTTATCGCTGTGGATAACTCGGCGGCGATGGTCGAACGCTGCCGCGAGTACCTCAACGGTCAGGATTCGATGTTCCAGGAGCTGCTGCCGGTCGAAGTGATCGAGGGCGACATCCTCGCCCTCGAATTCAAACCTGCCTCGGTGGTCGCGCTGAACTTCACCCTGCAATTCATCGCCCCGGACCAGCGCACCGCATTGCTGTCGCGCATCCGTCAGTCGCTGTTGCCGGGTGGTGCGCTGATCCTCTCGGAAAAACTGCGTTTTGAAGACGAGCAGGAGCACGCGCTGCTCACCGACCTGCACATCGCCTTCAAACGCGCCAACGGCTACAGCGAACTGGAAATTGCCCAGAAGCGCAGCGCCATCGAAAACGTCATGAAGCCCGACAGCCTCGAAGAACACCGCGAGCGCCTGTTGGCGGCCGGGTTCTCGAAAGTCGTGCCGTGGTTCCAGTGTCTTAACTTTGCCTCGTTGATTGCCTTGCCATGA